One window from the genome of Magnolia sinica isolate HGM2019 chromosome 4, MsV1, whole genome shotgun sequence encodes:
- the LOC131243242 gene encoding dehydrin COR410-like codes for MADEQHHTAGVGGTYEGEGEIKDRGILELLGKKEGEQAVVTDVDKVHLSKPCEKLHRSHSSSSSSSDEEEEEEGEADGEKKKKKKWLKEKLKEKISGEKEEEVKVTEFEDTSIPIEKIEATHEDEVAGEKKGFMEKIKEKLPGGHSKKPDDSEMVECGDATSGHEGEAGKEKKGLLEKIKEKLPGYHKNGGEEKESANH; via the exons ATGGCTGACGAGCAACACCATACAGCCGGTGTAGGTGGGACCTATGAAGGAGAGGGTGAAATCAAAGATCGAGGAATACTCGAGCTTTTGGGTAAGAAGGAAGGAGAGCAGGCTGTGGTGACTGACGTTGATAAGGTCCACTTGTCAAAACCATGTGAGAAGCTCCATCGATCTCACAGCTCTTCTAGCTCG TCTagcgacgaagaagaagaagaagaaggtgaagctgatggagagaagaaaaagaaaaagaagtggtTGAAGGAGAAGCTCAAGGAGAAGATATCTGGCGAAAAGGAGGAAGAAGTGAAAGTGACTGAGTTTGAAGACACATCAATTCCCATTGAGAAAATCGAAGCAACACATGAAGATGAAGTTGCAGGAGAGAAGAAAGGCTTTATGGAGAAGATCAAAGAAAAGCTCCCGGGCGGTCACTCAAAGAAGCCTGACGACAGTGAAATGGTCGAGTGCGGAGATGCCACTTCGGGGCATGAAGGCGAGGCTGGTAAGGAGAAGAAAGGACTGTTGGAGAAGATCAAAGAGAAGTTGCCTGGTTACCACAAGAATGGAGGAGAGGAGAAGGAGAGTGCCAACCACTAG